The nucleotide window ATCGATCTGAAAAGAAGTGGGTTATCTTTCTCTCGTATCAATAAAAGAGGAAAACACTAAGCCCCGAGAAAGATAGGTTGCACTGACCTTAATGTCAGCGGGGAAAACTAAAGTCGTGTTATCCGCGTAAACGCGGGCCACATTCGTGGGACTGTAACTGGTCCCAGGATTCCAGCATGAAACGGCATTTGCGATCGAAAGGGCGTGGAAGAGGATTCCAGTCGTTTGATCTAGGTAGCTGGCTGCACCCTGGCCATTGATACCTCTGGTACCCACCACcgtaaaattgtgaaaactATCTGTATGTGTAGAAAAAAACAGGTACATCGTTGTTAGTCATTAATTGACATTATACCTCGGAAATGTTAAATCAGAAAGTGGAAAATAACATCACCTGACGATGTTGCGAGTACGGAATCTCGAAGCAGCTCAGTACTGACGGAGAACTCAGCATTGCTGCAGAGCGGATGGAAGTACAAAGTGCTGTATCCATCTTCTTCGGGGGCCAAGGCAAGATTTACAACACCGTCCCACCATTGGAAGGAAAGTCCGGAGACGTTGAAATTTCCAGCCTTAAAAAGTTCGGAGTTCGATAATTGGTGTGCAATTGCTTCTATCCAAGTTTACACACATTCTTTCgaactctgaattttttcaacgggCTATGATTCTTGAAGTTATTTTTTAACGGAAGATACATATACGCGACCGGTGTAAGTTTACATTACTTTTAAAAACCATGGGTAGACTTTACGCTTTTACCAGTGGATCTGGGTGAAAGTAGTGGTGTTCAACGAGCCAGGAATCGTTACTGGCCCACGAGTAAACTATGATTCCCGGACCTTGAAGTTCGGCAAGGTAGGCGAAGGAATCGTTACAGGCGGCATCCTCGACGACGACATTTCCAAAGTGCGATTTTTCCGGATATTGATCCGAAGGGATCGCGTAATTGCGTAGGAGCTGATCGGTCGTCAGATCGTAGATGATCAAGGATGGCGTAACCAGTTGCTCCCGAGTCCCGGTGAGGTCTTCAACGCCCATGTCGAGGACCCAAAGACGATCACATTTGTCTGCCCAGACGCGAAAGGTCGAGACAATTTCCGGTACGCTGTTGTTACCGTACTCATGAGCCTCCCAAGAGGGATACGGATTGAGCAAAGGTGACTCGCTGGTATCTGGATGTAAAGATCACATTTTACTCGCCCATGATCAGACACGATCGACGAAAAATCTAACGCAAACATATGTGATCTGTTATTATATGCTTATGGTTTTTACAATCGAAAgtttttattgaatattgCACGTTGCTCACCGTTCAAGTAAACGTAGTTCAGGGTGGCTACAACACCCGGTTTCCATCGCGGTATAGTGATGAAAAGTCGATCACCCGCAACCTCGAGTCCCAGAGGATTATTGTTCGCTTGAACATAGTGCGAAAATAGTAGTTGCGTATCTTCATTTGGCCAGGCGTACTCAAGAAGCTTCCATTGGTAGACTACTTGAAGATTGTTGATACCCTTCGCACTTTGCACAGTTAGTAAAACCAAAATAAACACTGTGGCATGACCGTAATTGACAACGAGTCTCATATTACTTAACGTCTATagttatttttgttatatttaatTTCGGTTACCGACTATTTTGTAACATGCACATACATACAGTGACTACTAAATGAACCCTGGAGATAAATCCAGATAAAGTGACCGCACTGAACCTTCTACGTTCACCAGTCTATTTCACTGGTCTTGTAAAAGTTTTAGAAATCGGTACGAAATCTTATATGTACATTATGATAATTCGGTTATCAGTACGATAATGCTAAAT belongs to Neodiprion lecontei isolate iyNeoLeco1 chromosome 5, iyNeoLeco1.1, whole genome shotgun sequence and includes:
- the LOC107227309 gene encoding protein yellow — protein: MRLVVNYGHATVFILVLLTVQSAKGINNLQVVYQWKLLEYAWPNEDTQLLFSHYVQANNNPLGLEVAGDRLFITIPRWKPGVVATLNYVYLNDTSESPLLNPYPSWEAHEYGNNSVPEIVSTFRVWADKCDRLWVLDMGVEDLTGTREQLVTPSLIIYDLTTDQLLRNYAIPSDQYPEKSHFGNVVVEDAACNDSFAYLAELQGPGIIVYSWASNDSWLVEHHYFHPDPLAGNFNVSGLSFQWWDGVVNLALAPEEDGYSTLYFHPLCSNAEFSVSTELLRDSVLATSSDSFHNFTVVGTRGINGQGAASYLDQTTGILFHALSIANAVSCWNPGTSYSPTNVARVYADNTTLVFPADIKIDNHSNIWVLSDRLPTFMYDQLDPDQYNFRVLSGSVEEAIEGTVCSRGATHSGVIQGLVSHLIVVILVWTCGTV